The genomic interval CCCATCGGGCAAGACTCGCGCGAGCTCGGGCCAGTCGAGGTCGAGCACCTGAGACGCGGCCATGCGCCGATCGCCGAGATGCACACCGAGGGTCGTGAGCTTTTCGAAGGCGTGGAGCGCCGTTGCCGCCGACATACTGAACATCCTATCAGCACACATGGGCCGCGCAAGCCGAATCGGGGGTTCTTTGCTAAGAGCTTGGATTCGTGAGCCGAATTCCGTCCGATCCCGCCTTCGATCGCCTCGTCGCGACCTTCGACGACGTGCCGTCCGTGCTCGTCTGTTACTCGGGCGGCACGGACAGCGCGCTCGTGCTCGCCGTGGCGCACGCCCTGCGCGGCTCGAACGCCGTGGGGATGACCGCCGTGAGCCCGAGCCTCGCCCCCTCGGAGCGCGACGACGCGATCACCCTCGCGCGCGAGATCGGCGCCCGCCACGAGCTCGTCGCGTCGAGCGAGATCGACGACGAGCGCTACGCCCAGAACGGCGCCGATCGCTGCTTCCACTGCAAGAGCGAGCTCTATCGCGTCGCGGAGAAGAAGCAGGCCGAGTGGGGCCTCGCGGCGATCATGAACGGCACGAACACGGACGATCTCGGCGACTATCGCCCAGGCCTCGAGGCCGCGAAGAACGCGGGGGTGCGGAGCCCCTTCGTGGAGGCCGGGCTCGGCAAGGCGGAGGTCCGCAGGCTCGCCGCGCTGATGGGCCTCCGGGTCTGGGACAAACCCGCGGCCGCGTGCCTCTCGAGCCGCCTACCCTACGGCACGCGAGTGACGCGCGAGCGCCTCGAGCAGATCGCCACGTTCGAGGCGAGCCTCCGAGCGCTCGGTCTCCGTCAGGTGCGCGTGCGCTGGCACGGCCTCCCGGACGATCGCGGCGCCTTCGCGCGAGTCGAGGTCGAGAAGAGCGAGCTCGCGGCGGCGTTCGAGCAGCGCGAGGCGATCGTCGAGGCCGGCAAACGCGCGGGCTTCGTCTACGTGACGCTCGACCTCGAGGGCTACCGGGTGGGCAGCCACAACGCCGTGCTCGCGGGACGAAGCCTCCGCGTGCTCGCCTGAGATCGACGCGCGCGAAGCTGGTCGACCTGCCGACCAGCGCGACGCGATCGCGCGACGACGAGCGAGCGGGCGGGCGTGGTCGGATCGTCGACCATTGGCGGACCGCGATCCGAGGGGGACACTGAGGGGGTAACCGCATCGCTTCGGAGGTCACCATCATGAAGCTTCGTACTGCCGCGCTCCTCCCCATCGGTCTCGTGGCGTTCGCCGTGGGCGCTTGTGGCTCCGAGGACCTCGGGGACGCTTACACCGGCGCGAGCGATCGCACGGTCGTCGTGGGCGACGGCAAGCGCGCCGTGTTCGTGACCCCCGACGGCCAAGACTGCATCCAGGTCGGCGCCTCGTGCGTGAAGCCTCAGGACAAGTGCGGCGAGGGCGCGCGCGCCGACGTCATCGTCGACTCCAAGGGCAACGTCGTCGAGATCGTGTGCTACCCGCCGCTCGCCGAGGGCACACCTCCGAAGGACGCGCAGGGCGACGTCGATCTCGCGAAGGAGAACGGGGGCGTCGTGACCCTCGACGGGACGGCCGACGGCGCCGACATCACCGGCAACGTGTCGGCGAACGGGAACAACGTCACGGTCTACGGCCAGGGCGCAGGGTTGTCGGTCATCGGCGGGAGCGTGACCGCAGGAGGAAACAACTTCTCGATGCGCGGCACCACGGTCCAGAAGGACGTCACCATCAACGGCAACAACGGCACGCTGGTGCTGTCGGACGTCCTCGGCGACGTGACCGTCAACGGCAACAACGTCGTCATCGCCGAGTGCACCATCTTCGGGAAGCTCGTCATCAACGGCAACAACGCGAAGCTCGTCGCGAACCGCGTCGCGGGTGGCATCACCATCGAGGGCAAAGAGACGCTCTGCGAGTCGAACGTCGCCTTCTCGGACGCCAACGGCGACAAGGTCGTCACGTCCAACGAGCTCGGCGCGGCGTTGACCTGCAACGGCGCACAAGGTGGGAAAAAGTAGGACAGAAAGTTTCCCGAACGGGCACGATCCGTCCACGATCGGCCCGTGACGATGGTGCGCCCCGAAGACGTGACCCGGCCAAGCCTCCCCGCGGGGCCCGGGCTCGCGAAAGCCACGACGAAGCTCGTGCTCCACACGAGCTCGGTCCGCACGAGCGACGCCGTCTGGCGCCGAGCGTTCGACGCGGCCGATTCGGTGAGCGAAGGCGCTGTGCGCGACGAGGGCGGCCGGCGACGGTGGTACGGCTCGACGAGCCTCATCGTCCCGCTCCCGCCCGAGGCGACCGCGCCGTTCGCCCCCCACGACCTCGCCGCGCGCGACCTCCACGCGAGGCTCCGCGCGACGCGGCTCGCGCGGAACGAGGCCCAGTCCCGGGCCCCGGCCTCTCTCGGGCCCGTCCAGTGCGAGCTACGTTTTTTGCCCCATCCGCGGGGCCTGAGGGTTGACGTGGAGGTCGAGGCAGCCTTGATAGAGAGCCCGGGTCGCCGGCCTTCCGCCTCCGAGCCGTCGCCGTGACCCCGCCCTTCCCCATGCCCCGCAAGAACGAACCTCCGAAGCAGACGCCGCCGACGGCCGAGATCATCCGAGTGCAGTTCGGCAAGGGTGGTGGCCGCGTCCGCGAGGGCGAGCCCGAGCCGCGACAGTCGCGACAGGAGAGCCCCCCGAGCGAGCTCCACGAGACCGCCCACGGGACCGAGCCCCTCGCCGACGTGTTCACGGCGCGCGAGGTCGAGAAGCTGCTCGGGCTCGAGCCGAGGTTTCTCCGCTCGCTCGACCGCAACGGGATCGTGTCGCCCTCCGGCGTGCGAGGGCGGGCGCGCGCCTACACCTTCCAGGATCTCATCGCCCTGCGAGCCACGACGGAGCTGCTGCGAAGCCACGTCACGATCCGGGACGTCGCCAAGGCGATCGGGGCGCTGCGGAACACCTTGCCGAGGGTGACGCGTCCCCTCCAAGAGCTCCGCATCGTGAGCGACGGAGCGCGGGTCGTCGTGCGCTCCGATGGGGGCGCGTTCGAGCCGGTCACCGGCCAAATGATCCTCGATTTCCAGGTCAACGCGCTCCGCGACGACGTGGTCCGCGTGCTGCGCCCCGAGACGGCGAAGAGCCGATCGCGCACGGCCTACGATCTCTACGTCCGCGCGAGCGCGCTCGACGAGGACCCGCGCTCGTACGACGAGGCCGAAGCGCTCTACAAGAAGGCCATCGAGCTCGATCCGAAGCTCTCCATCGCCTACACGAACCTCGGCAACATTCGCTTCCGGCGCGGCGACGAGGCCGGCGCGGAGCAGCTCTACCGGAAGGCCCTCGAGCTCGACGAGCGCCAGCCCGAGGCCCACTACAACCTCGGCTACGTGATGCTCGAGCGTGGCCACGCCGCGCGCGCCGTGCCGTATTTTCAGCGCGCGATCCAGGCCGATCCGAAGTTTTCGGACGCGCACTTCAACCTCGCCATGGCGCTCGAGAGCATGAGCGAGAGCGGACGCGCGAAGACACACTGGCGCCGCTACCTCGAGCTCGAGCCGTCCGGCCCGTGGGCCGACGTCGCGCGGGATCACCTGCGCCGACGTGGCGATCCCTGACGGCCTCCCGCCCGGGCCACCGTTCTCTCGCGCCGAACGCTGATTTGGCGCCAAAGGGCGTAACCATCCCGCGCGTATTGCGTACGATCCGGGCATGACGACCTCTCGGACCTTCCTCGCGGCGCTCACCCTCGCCGCCGCTTCGGCCTTTGCCTTCGCCCCCACGGCCTCCGCGGCTCCGAACGCCGAGCTCAAGGACCTCATGAAGAAGCTCGGCGCCGCGACCTCGGCCGAGGACACGAAGGCCATGGCCCCGCTCCTCGCCAAGACGAAGGCCTACGGCAAGGCCGAGTACACGAAGTGGGCGGCCCTGTCGGACAAGGGGGAAGCAGCCGCGAAGGCGGGCGACCTCGCCGGCGCCAAGGCCACGTGCAAGGGCTGCCACGACGAGTACAAGGCCCCGTACAAGACCAAGTACGGCTCGAAGGCCCCCTGACCGAACCCGGCGTAACGCGAGGGCCTCCGCCTCCCTCAGAGACGCCGGTGGGTGAGGCAGGGCAGCTCCCGCCTCACGCGAGCCAGGTAGTCGAAGTCGAGCGTGGCCATCGCGAGGCCCGGGCCCTCCCCCGCTTGCGCGATCACGTCGCCCCATGGGTCGGCGACGAGGCTCTTGCCGTACGTACGCCGCCCCTTCGGGTGCGTGCCGTGTTGCGCGGCCGCGACCACGAACACCTGGTGCTCGATGGCCCGTGCGCGGAGGAGCACGTGCCAGTGGTCTTTTCCGGTCGTGA from Myxococcales bacterium carries:
- a CDS encoding tetratricopeptide repeat protein — protein: MPRKNEPPKQTPPTAEIIRVQFGKGGGRVREGEPEPRQSRQESPPSELHETAHGTEPLADVFTAREVEKLLGLEPRFLRSLDRNGIVSPSGVRGRARAYTFQDLIALRATTELLRSHVTIRDVAKAIGALRNTLPRVTRPLQELRIVSDGARVVVRSDGGAFEPVTGQMILDFQVNALRDDVVRVLRPETAKSRSRTAYDLYVRASALDEDPRSYDEAEALYKKAIELDPKLSIAYTNLGNIRFRRGDEAGAEQLYRKALELDERQPEAHYNLGYVMLERGHAARAVPYFQRAIQADPKFSDAHFNLAMALESMSESGRAKTHWRRYLELEPSGPWADVARDHLRRRGDP
- the larE gene encoding ATP-dependent sacrificial sulfur transferase LarE, encoding MSRIPSDPAFDRLVATFDDVPSVLVCYSGGTDSALVLAVAHALRGSNAVGMTAVSPSLAPSERDDAITLAREIGARHELVASSEIDDERYAQNGADRCFHCKSELYRVAEKKQAEWGLAAIMNGTNTDDLGDYRPGLEAAKNAGVRSPFVEAGLGKAEVRRLAALMGLRVWDKPAAACLSSRLPYGTRVTRERLEQIATFEASLRALGLRQVRVRWHGLPDDRGAFARVEVEKSELAAAFEQREAIVEAGKRAGFVYVTLDLEGYRVGSHNAVLAGRSLRVLA